The following are encoded together in the Xanthomonas vesicatoria ATCC 35937 genome:
- a CDS encoding S9 family peptidase, producing the protein MANEARRAARIMRAARVVAACMLWLTANAQAAPTVADYQRSLGLRAHWSTLTENVAWPAQWQDDGRFYYRKTVPGGFAFVRVDVATLHKQPAFDQARVAQALQAATGTAYAALALPFEQFAYSQEGGRDDGAIVFAINDAPWRCTLTTYQCAPDAPGRQPQLLQRPRGFGVVRDPDVAADTTPRRSPDGQWEALADGWNLVVRRVADGQLVQRTDDGRADDYFDPDSIAWSPDSQRLAVYRVRPGTARRVTRVEAAPAGRLEPVVHTQLYPKPGDAVDVERPVLLAVDGTRRVVDNALFATPYSLSPLQWRPDGRSVSFESVQRGFQHMRVISVDASSGRAQVAVAEDARTFVYADRSFHHEVDAHGNEILWISERDGWRHLYLFDGRSGKPKRQLTRGPWVVRDVLKVDEAQRRIWFTASGMDAGKDPYYRQLYSVDFDGRKLTRLTTADADHEVAIADDGRHYVDVYSRPDLPPVMELHAINGRLLQQVEQGNIDRLLATGWRAPETFVAKGRDGRTDIWGVVVRPRDYDPRKTYPVIENIYAGPHDSFVPKTFWPFGYHSGGDKQIGMQAQADLGFIVVMIDGMGTANRSKAFHDVAWKNLGDSGFPDRIAWHRALAAKDSSYDISRVGIYGASAGGQSTLGALERHPDFYKVGVAFAGCYDNRMDKISWNEQWMGWPVDASYAAASGVVNAGKLQGDLLLIVGEQDSNVDPASTAQVVDALIKAGKDFDLLNVPGGEHSVGRSSGPIDYVQRRQYDFFVRHLLGQPTPHWNSSAPEAR; encoded by the coding sequence ATGGCGAATGAGGCCCGACGTGCTGCGCGGATCATGCGGGCGGCGCGCGTCGTGGCCGCATGCATGCTGTGGCTCACGGCCAATGCGCAAGCGGCGCCGACGGTGGCCGACTACCAACGCTCGCTCGGCCTGCGCGCGCACTGGAGCACGCTGACCGAAAACGTCGCGTGGCCAGCGCAATGGCAGGACGATGGCAGGTTCTATTACCGCAAGACCGTGCCTGGTGGGTTCGCCTTCGTCCGCGTGGATGTGGCTACGCTGCACAAGCAACCGGCCTTCGACCAGGCGCGCGTGGCGCAGGCGCTGCAGGCCGCCACCGGCACCGCCTATGCGGCATTGGCGTTGCCGTTCGAGCAGTTTGCGTATTCGCAGGAAGGCGGGCGCGACGACGGCGCGATCGTATTCGCTATCAACGATGCCCCCTGGCGCTGCACGTTGACCACGTATCAATGCGCGCCCGATGCCCCCGGCCGGCAGCCGCAGCTGCTACAGCGACCGCGCGGTTTTGGCGTGGTGCGCGACCCGGACGTGGCCGCCGACACCACCCCGCGCCGCTCGCCCGACGGGCAGTGGGAGGCGCTGGCCGATGGCTGGAACCTGGTCGTACGCCGGGTGGCCGATGGCCAGCTGGTGCAGCGCACCGACGATGGCCGCGCCGACGATTATTTCGATCCGGACAGCATTGCCTGGTCGCCCGATTCGCAGCGGCTGGCGGTGTATCGGGTGCGGCCGGGCACTGCGCGCCGGGTGACGCGTGTGGAGGCCGCGCCGGCAGGACGCCTTGAGCCGGTGGTGCACACCCAGCTGTATCCCAAGCCGGGCGATGCGGTGGATGTGGAACGGCCGGTGCTGCTGGCGGTGGATGGCACGCGGCGCGTGGTGGACAACGCGCTGTTTGCCACGCCGTATTCCTTGTCGCCGCTGCAATGGCGGCCGGATGGGCGCAGTGTGAGCTTTGAGTCTGTGCAACGCGGCTTTCAGCACATGCGCGTTATCTCGGTGGATGCCAGCAGCGGGCGTGCGCAGGTGGCGGTGGCCGAAGACGCACGCACCTTCGTCTATGCCGACCGCAGCTTTCATCATGAGGTGGACGCGCATGGCAACGAGATTCTGTGGATCTCCGAGCGCGACGGCTGGCGGCACCTGTACCTGTTCGATGGCCGCAGCGGCAAGCCCAAGCGCCAACTCACCCGCGGGCCATGGGTGGTGCGCGATGTACTGAAGGTCGACGAGGCGCAGCGCCGTATCTGGTTCACCGCCAGCGGCATGGATGCGGGCAAGGACCCGTACTACCGGCAGCTCTACAGCGTGGATTTCGACGGGCGAAAACTCACCCGGCTGACCACCGCCGATGCCGATCACGAGGTGGCGATTGCAGACGATGGCCGGCATTACGTCGATGTCTATTCGCGCCCGGACCTGCCGCCGGTGATGGAGCTGCATGCCATCAATGGGCGGCTGTTGCAGCAGGTGGAGCAGGGCAACATCGACCGGCTGCTGGCCACAGGTTGGCGCGCGCCGGAGACCTTTGTCGCCAAGGGCCGCGACGGCCGCACCGACATCTGGGGCGTGGTGGTGCGGCCGCGCGATTACGACCCGCGCAAGACCTACCCGGTAATCGAGAACATCTACGCCGGCCCGCACGATTCCTTTGTGCCGAAGACGTTCTGGCCGTTCGGCTATCACTCCGGCGGCGACAAGCAGATCGGCATGCAGGCACAGGCGGACCTGGGCTTCATCGTGGTGATGATCGACGGCATGGGTACCGCCAACCGCTCCAAGGCCTTTCACGACGTGGCGTGGAAGAACCTGGGCGATTCCGGATTCCCCGATCGTATTGCCTGGCATCGCGCGCTCGCTGCAAAGGACTCGTCCTACGACATCAGCCGCGTCGGCATCTACGGCGCATCGGCGGGTGGACAGAGCACCCTGGGCGCGCTGGAACGTCACCCGGATTTCTACAAGGTGGGCGTGGCGTTTGCTGGTTGCTACGACAACCGCATGGACAAGATCAGCTGGAACGAGCAGTGGATGGGCTGGCCGGTGGATGCAAGCTATGCCGCTGCCTCGGGCGTGGTGAATGCGGGCAAGCTGCAGGGCGATCTGCTGCTGATCGTCGGCGAGCAGGACAGCAATGTGGACCCGGCCTCCACCGCGCAGGTGGTGGATGCCTTGATCAAGGCCGGCAAGGACTTCGACCTGCTCAACGTGCCGGGCGGCGAGCATTCGGTGGGCCGCTCCAGCGGGCCGATCGACTATGTACAACGCCGCCAGTACGACTTCTTCGTGCGCCACCTTCTCGGGCAGCCCACGCCGCACTGGAATTCGTCCGCCCCGGAGGCTCGCTGA